From one Magnolia sinica isolate HGM2019 chromosome 18, MsV1, whole genome shotgun sequence genomic stretch:
- the LOC131233424 gene encoding uncharacterized protein LOC131233424 translates to MDVQMVTWESISFMWCLFSLPIWILFSNYKMRVLVYCYSFDMVPCCHRKFILMHQVGHTVSYGQGFFMNLQPSEAEAGFDIWVPPNADEESLEKRIAEEWAPSSRNLTFEVWKNFIVFDYFYNLCRFNLSIRRVLAPE, encoded by the exons ATGGATGTGCAGATGGTGACATGGGAGTCCATTTCCTTTATGTGGTGTCTCTTCTCACTTCCTATTTGGATTTTGTTTTCAAATTATAAGATGAGGGTTTTAGTGTATTGCTATTCTTTTGACATGGTGCCATGTTGTCACAGGAAGTTCATTCTCATGCACCAGGTAGGCCACACAGTTTCTTATGGGCAG GGTTTTTTCATGAATCTGCAGCCATCTGAAGCAGAGGCAGGTTTTGATATCTGGGTCCCTCCGAATGCTGATGAAGAATCTTTGGAGAAACGCATTGCTGAAGAATGGGCACCTTCTTCCCGTAACTTGACATTTGAGGTATGGAAGAACTTTATAGTCTTTGATTATTTCTATAATTTATGTAGGTTTAATTTGAGCATTCGCCGAGTACTTGCTCCTGAATGA